In Euphorbia lathyris chromosome 9, ddEupLath1.1, whole genome shotgun sequence, the following are encoded in one genomic region:
- the LOC136206985 gene encoding uncharacterized protein isoform X1, with protein MNQGFWMTKGTGSINDGEVNYDNSSRAEMKRSHQWFMDAPEAELFSNKKQAVQVPNNNLFTGLLNSNVSPWANPSSFQSISGHFSERLFDSDTARTADFDDRNISMINSDKLNPDRKVEEDSFLNDSSFGLSIAHTLEDPRSALNFGGIRKVKVSQVKESENIMHVPKENDYNRVNSDNALSTSHSYDRTDDNSISACLAYNNGDGNIMSLGESYDRESNIFISMGQPYNKEDDSISISQTYKENNSIAAMSHEFSKGENSIISMVQNYKPDENTISMGHLFNKGNDSTILMGQTYSKDDNNNLSIGQSYHKGESTIISFGGYDDDDDTNPAGRLISSYDLLMAQPSLQNSEVLNDNDAVKSNADTLASVAHTVASGTENPPKKKEDPKASKKVSSNNFPSNVRSLLSTGMLDGVPVKYIAWSREKELRGVIKGSGYLCGCQTCNYSKVINAYEFERHANCKTKHPNNHIYFDNGKTIYGIVQELRSTPQNMLFEIIQTITGSPINQKSFRVWKESFLAATRELQRIYGNDDGKPPF; from the exons ATG AATCAAGGATTTTGGATGACAAAAGGTACTGGCTCCATAAATGATGGTGAGGTCAATTATGATAATTCATCTAGGGCTGAGATGAAGCGTTCTCATCAGTGGTTTATGGATGCTCCTGAGGCAGAGTTATTTTCCAACAAGAAACAGGCTGTGCAAGTTCCAAACAACAACTTATTTACAGGATTATTAAATTCAAATGTTTCTCCATGGGCAAATCCTTCCAGTTTTCAGTCAATCTCTGGTCATTTTTCTGAGAGGTTATTTGACTCTGATACAGCAAGGACGGCCGATTTTGATGATAGAAACATTTCTATGATTAACTCAGATAAGTTGAACCCAGATAGGAAGGTGGAGGAGGATTCGTTTTTGAATGATTCCTCGTTTGGTTTATCCATCGCTCACACTCTTGAAGATCCGAGATCAGCTTTAAATTTTGGTGGGATTAGAAAAGTGAAAGTCAGCCAGGTGAAGGAATCTGAGAATATAATGCATGTACCAAAGGAAAATGACTACAATAGAGTGAATAGTGATAATGCTTTATCAACATCTCATTCGTATGACAGGACAGATGATAATTCTATATCCGCCTGTCTTGCTTATAACAATGGAGACGGCAATATTATGTCACTGGGTGAAAGCTATGACAGGGAGAGtaacatttttatttcaatGGGGCAACCATATAATAAGGAAGACGACAGCATATCGATTAGTCAAACATACAAAGAGAATAATAGTATTGCGGCAATGAGTCATGAATTTAGCAAGGGCGAGAATAGTATCATATCTATGGTTCAAAACTACAAGCCCGATGAAAATACCATATCTATGGGGCACCTGTTTAATAAAGGAAATGATAGTACCATTTTAATGGGCCAAACCTACAGCAAAGATGATAACAACAATTTGTCTATTGGGCAGTCTTATCATAAAGGAGAGAGTACTATAATATCCTTTGGAGgttatgatgatgatgatgatacgAATCCAGCAGGAAGACTCATATCCAGTTATGACTTGCTAATGGCTCAGCCTTCACTTCAAAATTCAGAAGTATTAAATGATAATGATGCGGTCAAATCTAATGCGGACACACTCGCATCTGTTGCACATACAGTTGCGTCTGGAACTGAAAATCCTCCTAAGAAGAAAGAGGACCCAAAAGCATCTAAGAAGGTTTCTTCGAACAACTTCCCTTCAAATGTCAGAAGTTTACTATCCACCGGTATGCTGGATGGAGTTCCTGTCAAGTATATAGCATGGTCGCGGGAG AAGGAACTCCGTGGTGTTATAAAAGGTTCTGGTTATTTGTGTGGCTGTCAGACATGCAATTACTCCAAG GTAATTAATGCATATGAATTTGAGCGTCATGCTAATTGCAAGACGAAACACCCAAATAATCACATATATTTTGATAATGGGAAGACTATATATGGCATTGTCCAAGAGCTACGGAGCACACCTCAGAATATGTTGTTTGAAATTATTCAGACAATAACTGGATCTCCTATCAACCAGAAGTCCTTTCGTGTTTGGAAAG AATCATTTTTGGCTGCAACTCGTGAACTTCAACGTATATATGGAAATGACGACGGAAAACCACCATTTTAG
- the LOC136206985 gene encoding uncharacterized protein isoform X2 has product MNQGFWMTKGTGSINDGEVNYDNSSRAEMKRSHQWFMDAPEAELFSNKKQAVQVPNNNLFTGLLNSNVSPWANPSSFQSISGHFSERLFDSDTARTADFDDRNISMINSDKLNPDRKVEEDSFLNDSSFGLSIAHTLEDPRSALNFGGIRKVKVSQVKESENIMHVPKENDYNRVNSDNALSTSHSYDRTDDNSISACLAYNNGDGNIMSLGESYDRESNIFISMGQPYNKEDDSISISQTYKENNSIAAMSHEFSKGENSIISMVQNYKPDENTISMGHLFNKGNDSTILMGQTYSKDDNNNLSIGQSYHKGESTIISFGGYDDDDDTNPAGRLISSYDLLMAQPSLQNSEVLNDNDAVKSNADTLASVAHTVASGTENPPKKKEDPKASKKVSSNNFPSNVRSLLSTGMLDGVPVKYIAWSREELRGVIKGSGYLCGCQTCNYSKVINAYEFERHANCKTKHPNNHIYFDNGKTIYGIVQELRSTPQNMLFEIIQTITGSPINQKSFRVWKESFLAATRELQRIYGNDDGKPPF; this is encoded by the exons ATG AATCAAGGATTTTGGATGACAAAAGGTACTGGCTCCATAAATGATGGTGAGGTCAATTATGATAATTCATCTAGGGCTGAGATGAAGCGTTCTCATCAGTGGTTTATGGATGCTCCTGAGGCAGAGTTATTTTCCAACAAGAAACAGGCTGTGCAAGTTCCAAACAACAACTTATTTACAGGATTATTAAATTCAAATGTTTCTCCATGGGCAAATCCTTCCAGTTTTCAGTCAATCTCTGGTCATTTTTCTGAGAGGTTATTTGACTCTGATACAGCAAGGACGGCCGATTTTGATGATAGAAACATTTCTATGATTAACTCAGATAAGTTGAACCCAGATAGGAAGGTGGAGGAGGATTCGTTTTTGAATGATTCCTCGTTTGGTTTATCCATCGCTCACACTCTTGAAGATCCGAGATCAGCTTTAAATTTTGGTGGGATTAGAAAAGTGAAAGTCAGCCAGGTGAAGGAATCTGAGAATATAATGCATGTACCAAAGGAAAATGACTACAATAGAGTGAATAGTGATAATGCTTTATCAACATCTCATTCGTATGACAGGACAGATGATAATTCTATATCCGCCTGTCTTGCTTATAACAATGGAGACGGCAATATTATGTCACTGGGTGAAAGCTATGACAGGGAGAGtaacatttttatttcaatGGGGCAACCATATAATAAGGAAGACGACAGCATATCGATTAGTCAAACATACAAAGAGAATAATAGTATTGCGGCAATGAGTCATGAATTTAGCAAGGGCGAGAATAGTATCATATCTATGGTTCAAAACTACAAGCCCGATGAAAATACCATATCTATGGGGCACCTGTTTAATAAAGGAAATGATAGTACCATTTTAATGGGCCAAACCTACAGCAAAGATGATAACAACAATTTGTCTATTGGGCAGTCTTATCATAAAGGAGAGAGTACTATAATATCCTTTGGAGgttatgatgatgatgatgatacgAATCCAGCAGGAAGACTCATATCCAGTTATGACTTGCTAATGGCTCAGCCTTCACTTCAAAATTCAGAAGTATTAAATGATAATGATGCGGTCAAATCTAATGCGGACACACTCGCATCTGTTGCACATACAGTTGCGTCTGGAACTGAAAATCCTCCTAAGAAGAAAGAGGACCCAAAAGCATCTAAGAAGGTTTCTTCGAACAACTTCCCTTCAAATGTCAGAAGTTTACTATCCACCGGTATGCTGGATGGAGTTCCTGTCAAGTATATAGCATGGTCGCGGGAG GAACTCCGTGGTGTTATAAAAGGTTCTGGTTATTTGTGTGGCTGTCAGACATGCAATTACTCCAAG GTAATTAATGCATATGAATTTGAGCGTCATGCTAATTGCAAGACGAAACACCCAAATAATCACATATATTTTGATAATGGGAAGACTATATATGGCATTGTCCAAGAGCTACGGAGCACACCTCAGAATATGTTGTTTGAAATTATTCAGACAATAACTGGATCTCCTATCAACCAGAAGTCCTTTCGTGTTTGGAAAG AATCATTTTTGGCTGCAACTCGTGAACTTCAACGTATATATGGAAATGACGACGGAAAACCACCATTTTAG
- the LOC136205095 gene encoding WAT1-related protein At2g37460-like, with amino-acid sequence MESSMSFKRMKPFIAVIFMQIGLAGMDILSKAALNRGMSNYVLVVYRHIFATLVIAPFALLLDRKVRPKMTSSIFIKILLLALLEPVIDQNLYFLGMKYTTATFAAAIVNILPAITFVLAWIIGLEKVKMTSLHSQAKIAGTVATVAGAMVMTLVKGVPVDLFGMKGKTGQVTDGVNLHSSIKGALLITVGCFSWACFMILQAITLKTYPVELSLTAWICLFGTIEGTIVALVMERGNSSVWALHWDTKLVAAVYSGVVCSGFAYYIQGVIMKDRGPVFVTAFNPLAMVIVAFMSSIILAEQMYLGRIIGAIIIVGGLYFVVWGKSKDYESERVDNDEEIIESKQRKDNLEEQVTQSMHSIEMA; translated from the exons ATGGAAAGCAGCATGTCTTTCAAAAGAATGAAACCATTCATAGCAGTAATATTCATGCAAATAGGTTTAGCAGGAATGGATATTCTATCCAAAGCTGCTCTTAATCGAGGAATGAGTAATTATGTTCTTGTTGTCTATAGGCATATCTTTGCTACTCTTGTCATTGCTCCTTTCGCGCTTCTTCTCGACAGGAAAGTTAGGCCCAAAATGACTTCCTCAATCTTCATCAAGATACTGCTTCTCGCCTTGCTCGA GCCAGTGATAGATCAAAACTTGTATTTTCTGGGAATGAAGTATACAACGGCTACATTTGCAGCTGCTATAGTGAATATTCTTCCTGCAATTACCTTTGTACTTGCTTGGATCATTGG GCTAGAGAAGGTCAAAATGACATCCCTCCATAGCCAAGCTAAGATCGCCGGAACAGTAGCAACAGTAGCCGGAGCAATGGTGATGACACTGGTAAAAGGTGTACCTGTTGATTTGTTTGGTATGAAAGGGAAAACAGGGCAAGTTACAGATGGCGTTAATCTTCATAGTTCCATTAAAGGAGCTTTATTAATCACTGTTGGATGTTTTAGCTGGGCTTGTTTCATGATCCTACAA GCAATCACACTAAAAACGTACCCAGTAGAGCTGTCTCTTACGGCATGGATATGTTTATTTGGTACAATTGAGGGCACAATAGTAGCATTAGTCATGGAAAGAGGAAACTCAAGCGTCTGGGCTCTACATTGGGACACCAAATTAGTAGCAGCTGTATACAGT GGTGTTGTTTGTTCAGGATTTGCTTATTACATACAAGGAGTGATAATGAAAGATAGAGGCCCTGTTTTTGTTACCGCTTTCAATCCATTAGCTATGGTTATAGTCGCTTTCATGAGTTCTATCATTTTGGCCGAACAAATGTACTTGGGAAG GATAATTGGTGCTATTATAATAGTGGGAGGCCTATATTTTGTGGTATGGGGAAAAAGCAAGGATTATGAAAGTGAAAGAGTTGATAATGATGAGGAAATAATAGAAAGTAAACAAAGAAAAGATAATTTGGAGGAACAAGTCACACAATCAATGCATAGTATAGAAATGGCATAA